Genomic DNA from Salinibacterium sp. NK8237:
AACTTGGCCTTAGCCACTGTGGGTCCTCCTCAGGACTCGGTTGCTCTGCACCCGACGACTTTTCACTGCCGAATGTTTCGCAAGTTGGTGTGTATCTATGTTAGTTGCGCGCTGGTAGTGCGGCGATTACTCGCCCTTGTTCTTTGCAACAATCTCGTCAGCTACCGCGCGGGGAACCTCAGAGTAACTGTCGAACGTCATCGAGTACACCGCACGACCTGAAGTCTTGGACCTCAAGTCACCGACGTAGCCGAACATTTCCGACAGTGGTACGTGGGCGCGAACGACCTTTACGCCGGTCGCGTCCTCCATGGACTGGATCTGTCCGCGGCGACTGTTAAGGTCACCGATGACGTCTCCCATGTACTCCTCGGGAGTACGAACCTCGACCGCCATGAGCGGTTCGAGGAGAACTGGGTCAGCCTTGCGCGCTGCCTCTTTGAATGCCATGGTTCCCGCGATCTTGAACGCCATTTCTGACGAGTCAACATCGTGAGCAGCACCATCGAGGATGATTCCCTTGACGCCGACCATCGGGAATCCTGCGAGGATTCCGACGTTCATCGATGCCTGGAAACCCTGGTCGATTGAGCCAATGTATTCACGAGGAATACGGCCACCGGTGACCTTATTTACGAATTCGTAAATCTTGTCGCCTTCAACCTCCATCGGCTCGAGCGAGATCTGGACCTTAGCGAACTGTCCCGATCCACCCGTCTGCTTCTTGTGGGTGTAGTCGTGCTTGTCCACAATGCGGCGGATGGTCTCGCGGTACGCAACCTGCGGCTTACCAACGTTGGCTTCAACGTTGAATTCGCGCTTCATGCGGTCCACGAGGATGTCGAGGTGAAGTTCACCCATTCCCTTAATTACCGTCTGGCCAGTTTCCTGGTTCTGTTCGGTACGGAACGTGGGGTCTTCTTCAGCGAGCTTCTGAATAGCAATACCAAGCTTCTCTTGGTCAGCCTTCGTCTTCGGCTCGATCGCTACCTCGATCACGGGCTCAGGGAACGTCATCGACTCGAGAACGACCTGGTCGTTCGGGTCACACAGCGTGTCACCAGTCGTGGTGTCCTTGAGGCCAATGACGGCGTAGATGTGTCCAGCGGTGACGCTGTCGACAGGGATTTCCTTGTTAGCAGCCATCTGGAAGATCTTTCCGATGCGCTCCTTCTTGCCCTTGGTGGAGTTAGCTACAGCTCCACCAGAGTCAAGGTGTCCCGAGTACACGCGAA
This window encodes:
- the fusA gene encoding elongation factor G, yielding MAQDVLTDLTKVRNIGIMAHIDAGKTTTTERILFYTGVNHKIGETHDGASTTDWMEQEQERGITITSAAVTCYWNKNQINIIDTPGHVDFTVEVERSLRVLDGAVAVFDGKEGVEPQSETVWRQADKYDVPRICFVNKMDKMGADFYYTVDTIVKRLGARPLVIQLPIGLESEFEGVVDLVEMRALTWRGDSKGDVQMGAKYAIEEIPEDLKEKAAEYRTALLEVVAETDDAIMERYFAGEEISVAEIKAAIRKLTVNSEIYPVLCGSAFKNRGVQPMLDAVIDYLPSPVDVPPMEARDPRDEDKIIIRKPDASEPFSALAFKVAVHPFFGRLTYIRVYSGHLDSGGAVANSTKGKKERIGKIFQMAANKEIPVDSVTAGHIYAVIGLKDTTTGDTLCDPNDQVVLESMTFPEPVIEVAIEPKTKADQEKLGIAIQKLAEEDPTFRTEQNQETGQTVIKGMGELHLDILVDRMKREFNVEANVGKPQVAYRETIRRIVDKHDYTHKKQTGGSGQFAKVQISLEPMEVEGDKIYEFVNKVTGGRIPREYIGSIDQGFQASMNVGILAGFPMVGVKGIILDGAAHDVDSSEMAFKIAGTMAFKEAARKADPVLLEPLMAVEVRTPEEYMGDVIGDLNSRRGQIQSMEDATGVKVVRAHVPLSEMFGYVGDLRSKTSGRAVYSMTFDSYSEVPRAVADEIVAKNKGE